From the genome of Xyrauchen texanus isolate HMW12.3.18 chromosome 22, RBS_HiC_50CHRs, whole genome shotgun sequence, one region includes:
- the LOC127662882 gene encoding uncharacterized protein LOC127662882 isoform X1 — protein MGIKPGPVNDMVIISARPKERRLAEGIRSNLYKGVSCPLPDISTLKVQEAYHGLSADEAPMITAMAISSDVPLIESMFGPVQEGSVLSYQLPVMAVPSTRPHTDAPSPPQLPLSDYRLGPPTCAFVFSEHQHHHLASLATSFETAHKVEKSTREQSTCAEWHQLRRCRITSTKFREVCHTRGESWQKVFWDLAIRLLTCGRVLPWSL, from the exons ATG GGTATTAAACCTGGTCCAGTTAATGACATGGTCATTATATCAGCCAGACCAAAAGAAAGGAGACTTGCAGAAGGAATCAG AAGCAACTTGTATAAAGGAGTTAGCTGCCCTCTGCCAGACATCTCCACTCTGAAAGTTCAGGAGGCGTACCATGGACTTAGTGCAGACGAAGCTCCCATGATCACAGCAATGGCTATCTCGAGTGATGTACCTCTGATTGAGTCCATGTTCGGTCCGGTGCAGGAGGGAAGTGTGCTTTCCTATCAGCTACCAGTAATGGCAGTCCCCAGTACCCGTCCACACACAGATGCCCCTTCTCCCCCACAGCTGCCACTTTCGGATTACAGACTGGGACCCCCTACCtgtgcatttgtgttttctgAACATCAGCACCATCATCTGGCATCCCTTGCGACATCTTTTGAGACGGCACACAAAGTTGAAAAAAGCACGCGAGAGCAGAGTACCTGCGCTGAGTGGCACCAACTAAGGAGGTGCCGCATCACCTCTACTAAATTTAGAGAAGTTTGCCACACCAGGGGGGAAAGCTGGCAAAAAGTCTTCTGGGATCTTGCCATCAGACTGCTGACATGCGGCAGGGTCTTGCCCTGGAGCCTGTAG
- the LOC127662882 gene encoding uncharacterized protein LOC127662882 isoform X2 yields the protein MVIISARPKERRLAEGIRSNLYKGVSCPLPDISTLKVQEAYHGLSADEAPMITAMAISSDVPLIESMFGPVQEGSVLSYQLPVMAVPSTRPHTDAPSPPQLPLSDYRLGPPTCAFVFSEHQHHHLASLATSFETAHKVEKSTREQSTCAEWHQLRRCRITSTKFREVCHTRGESWQKVFWDLAIRLLTCGRVLPWSL from the exons ATGGTCATTATATCAGCCAGACCAAAAGAAAGGAGACTTGCAGAAGGAATCAG AAGCAACTTGTATAAAGGAGTTAGCTGCCCTCTGCCAGACATCTCCACTCTGAAAGTTCAGGAGGCGTACCATGGACTTAGTGCAGACGAAGCTCCCATGATCACAGCAATGGCTATCTCGAGTGATGTACCTCTGATTGAGTCCATGTTCGGTCCGGTGCAGGAGGGAAGTGTGCTTTCCTATCAGCTACCAGTAATGGCAGTCCCCAGTACCCGTCCACACACAGATGCCCCTTCTCCCCCACAGCTGCCACTTTCGGATTACAGACTGGGACCCCCTACCtgtgcatttgtgttttctgAACATCAGCACCATCATCTGGCATCCCTTGCGACATCTTTTGAGACGGCACACAAAGTTGAAAAAAGCACGCGAGAGCAGAGTACCTGCGCTGAGTGGCACCAACTAAGGAGGTGCCGCATCACCTCTACTAAATTTAGAGAAGTTTGCCACACCAGGGGGGAAAGCTGGCAAAAAGTCTTCTGGGATCTTGCCATCAGACTGCTGACATGCGGCAGGGTCTTGCCCTGGAGCCTGTAG
- the LOC127662090 gene encoding HHIP-like protein 1 isoform X1 yields MWCFCGVLGQSLFILFYLLEFWIAPVFLHPQCLDFKPPFQPEQELQFCQMYKYLGCCGYARDQELMAKYYRITDNFDYYVYSNCAAYVQDLLCQECSPYAAHLFDAEDPITAIRTIPGLCPDYCSQFHSKCSPFLTLLSDDPHLEELKHDQRKLCQYLELDDPDYCYPHLLSNERLTKNLGRTSADSEGCLQLCLEEVANGLRNPLAMVYVNDGTHRFFIAEQVGVVWVYLPDRSKLEKPFLNITKAVLTSPWEGDERGFLGLTFHPNFKYNGKLFVYYSVEVGFDERIRISEFRISSADMNVVDHGSERIILEIDEPASNHNGGQLLFANDGYLYIFTGDGGMAGDPFGKFGNAQNKSALLGKVLRIDVDANEKGPLYRIPPDNPFVHEPNARPEVYAYGVRNMWRCSVDRGDPYTKEGKGRIFCGDVGQNKFEEIDIVEKGRNYGWRAKEGFSCYDKKLCANSSLDDDLPIYAYPHKMGKSVTGGYVYRGCENPNLNGMYIFGDFMSGRMMSLKENRNTGSWEYNEICMGMGLTCSFPGLINNYYPYIISFAEDVAGELYFMSTKIPSATSPTGVVYKIVDPSRRAPPGKCHYDPLSVRVKSNLIPFKPKETLIGVDIPTNAEQPPDAASENWLQELLHILREQDGQLTPTPVTPTTAKPLLTSRQRKGRRRKGKQKNGAVRLVGDKEGQKDRGRVEIYANGKWGTVCDDLWNTKNAVVVCQQLGFRHALKAAKHAEFGEGKDLNIILDDVQCEGTEETLLDCQHAGVGIHNCAHYEDAGVICGNSVSGMK; encoded by the exons ATGTGGTGCTTTTGCGGTGTTCTCGGTCAATcgctgtttattttgttttatttgttagaGTTTTGGATAGCACCTGTGTTCTTGCATCCACAATGCTTGGATTTTAAGCCTCCTTTTCAGCCTGAACAAGAGCTTCAGTTCTGTCAAATGTATAAATACCTCGGCTGCTGCGGTTATGCCAGGGACCAAGAGCTGATGGCAAAATATTATCGAATAACGGATAACTTCGATTATTACGTATATTCGAACTGTGCCGCGTACGTGCAAGATCTGCTCTGTCAG GAATGCTCTCCATATGCTGCTCACCTTTTTGATGCCGAGGACCCCATCACAGCCATACGCACCATACCTGGACTGTGCCCAGACTACTGTTCTCAATTCCATTCCAAGTGCAGTCCTTTTCTGACCTTGTTGTCAGATGATCCACATCTTGAAGAACTTAAACATGATCAGCGCAAGCTTTGTCAGTACCTGGAGTTGGATGACCCAGACTACTGTTATCCTCATCTCCTAAGCAATGAACGGTTAACCAAAAACCTGGGCCGCACTTCAGCTGACTCTGAAGGCTGCTTGCAGCTGTGCTTGGAGGAGGTTGCCAATGGTCTCAGAAACCCTCTTGCCATGGTTTACGTCAATGATGGCACGCACAGGTTTTTCATTGCCGAACAAGTCGGCGTAGTCTGGGTATACCTTCCAGACCGCTCAAAGCTTGAGAAACCATTTCTAAACATCACCAAGGCTGTGTTGACTTCTCCATGGGAAGGTGATGAAAGAGGCTTTCTGGGACTCACCTTTCACCCCAACTTTAAATACAATGGGAAGCTGTTTGTGTACTACTCTGTGGAAGTGGGATTTGATGAGAGAATCAGAATCAGTGAATTCCGGATCTCCTCTGCGGATATGAATGTGGTTGACCACGGCTCAGAGAG AATCATTTTAGAGATTGATGAACCTGCCTCTAATCACAATGGCGGTCAGCTGCTGTTTGCCAATGATGGATACTTATACATCTTTACTGGGGATGGTGGAATGGCAGGAGATCCATTTGGGAAATTTGGAAATGCACAGAACAA ATCTGCCCTTTTGGGAAAGGTTCTTCGCATTGACGTAGATGCCAATGAAAAGGGGCCACTGTATAGAATTCCACCAGACAATCCATTTGTGCATGAACCCAACGCTCGGCCAGAGGTGTATGCCTATGGGGTCCGAAATATGTGGAGATGCTCAGTGGACAGAGGAGATCCATACACAAAGGAAGGAAAAGGACGAATCTTCTGTGGGGATGTGGGCCAGAATAAGTTTGAGGAAATAGACATTGTGGAGAAGGGCCGGAATTATGGCTGGAGAGCAAAAGAAGGTTTCTCTTGTTATGACAAGAAACTCTGTGCCAACAGCTCCTTAG ATGATGACCTTCCCATTTATGCATATCCACACAAAATGGGCAAATCTGTCACAGGTGGATATGTTTACAGAGGCTGTGAAAATCCTAATTTAAATGGCATGTACATATTCGGAGACTTTATGAGTGG ACGCATGATGAGTTTAAAAGAAAACAGAAACACTGGCAGTTGGGAGTACAATGAGATTTGCATGGGCATGGGTCTGACATGTTCATTTCCAGGGCTCATCAACAATTACTACCCATACATAATTTCATTCGCAGAGGATGTAGCAG GTGAACTCTATTTCATGTCTACCAAAATACCCAGTGCAACATCCCCTACAGGTGTTGTGTACAAGATTGTTGATCCCTCGag ACGTGCACCTCCAGGAAAATGTCATTATGACCCACTTTCAGTCCGTGTTAAGAGCAACCTTATACCATTCAAGCCAAAGGAAA CTTTAATAGGAGTTGATATTCCAACAAATGCAGAGCAGCCTCCTGATGCTGCCTCAGAAAACTGGCTTCAAGAGCTGTTGCACATCTTAAGGGAGCAGGATGGACAACTCACCCCCACTCCAGTCACCCCAACTACAGCCAAGCCTCTTCTAACATCCAGGCAAAGGAAGGGTAGACGCAGAAAGGGCAAGCAAAAGAATGGAGCTGTGAGGCTGGTTGGGGATAAAGAGGGTCAGAAGGATCGGGGAAGGGTGGAGATATATGCTAATGGGAAATGGGGGACTGTTTGTGATGATCTCTGGAACACAAAGAACGCCGTGGTGGTCTGCCAGCAGCTCGGGTTCCGCCATGCACTTAAGGCTGCCAAGCATGCCGAGTTTGGGGAGGGGAAGGACCTGAATATTATTTTGGATGATGTGCAGTGTGAGGGGACAGAGGAAACCCTTCTGGACTGTCAGCATGCTGGAGTTGGCATCCACAACTGTGCACATTATGAAGATGCAGGTGTAATATGTGGAAATTCAGTTTCAGGCATGAAATAA
- the LOC127662090 gene encoding HHIP-like protein 1 isoform X2, protein MWCFCGVLGQSLFILFYLLEFWIAPVFLHPQCLDFKPPFQPEQELQFCQMYKYLGCCGYARDQELMAKYYRITDNFDYYVYSNCAAYVQDLLCQECSPYAAHLFDAEDPITAIRTIPGLCPDYCSQFHSKCSPFLTLLSDDPHLEELKHDQRKLCQYLELDDPDYCYPHLLSNERLTKNLGRTSADSEGCLQLCLEEVANGLRNPLAMVYVNDGTHRFFIAEQVGVVWVYLPDRSKLEKPFLNITKAVLTSPWEGDERGFLGLTFHPNFKYNGKLFVYYSVEVGFDERIRISEFRISSADMNVVDHGSERIILEIDEPASNHNGGQLLFANDGYLYIFTGDGGMAGDPFGKFGNAQNKSALLGKVLRIDVDANEKGPLYRIPPDNPFVHEPNARPEVYAYGVRNMWRCSVDRGDPYTKEGKGRIFCGDVGQNKFEEIDIVEKGRNYGWRAKEGFSCYDKKLCANSSLDDDLPIYAYPHKMGKSVTGGYVYRGCENPNLNGMYIFGDFMSGRMMSLKENRNTGSWEYNEICMGMGLTCSFPGLINNYYPYIISFAEDVAGELYFMSTKIPSATSPTGVVYKIVDPSSFNRS, encoded by the exons ATGTGGTGCTTTTGCGGTGTTCTCGGTCAATcgctgtttattttgttttatttgttagaGTTTTGGATAGCACCTGTGTTCTTGCATCCACAATGCTTGGATTTTAAGCCTCCTTTTCAGCCTGAACAAGAGCTTCAGTTCTGTCAAATGTATAAATACCTCGGCTGCTGCGGTTATGCCAGGGACCAAGAGCTGATGGCAAAATATTATCGAATAACGGATAACTTCGATTATTACGTATATTCGAACTGTGCCGCGTACGTGCAAGATCTGCTCTGTCAG GAATGCTCTCCATATGCTGCTCACCTTTTTGATGCCGAGGACCCCATCACAGCCATACGCACCATACCTGGACTGTGCCCAGACTACTGTTCTCAATTCCATTCCAAGTGCAGTCCTTTTCTGACCTTGTTGTCAGATGATCCACATCTTGAAGAACTTAAACATGATCAGCGCAAGCTTTGTCAGTACCTGGAGTTGGATGACCCAGACTACTGTTATCCTCATCTCCTAAGCAATGAACGGTTAACCAAAAACCTGGGCCGCACTTCAGCTGACTCTGAAGGCTGCTTGCAGCTGTGCTTGGAGGAGGTTGCCAATGGTCTCAGAAACCCTCTTGCCATGGTTTACGTCAATGATGGCACGCACAGGTTTTTCATTGCCGAACAAGTCGGCGTAGTCTGGGTATACCTTCCAGACCGCTCAAAGCTTGAGAAACCATTTCTAAACATCACCAAGGCTGTGTTGACTTCTCCATGGGAAGGTGATGAAAGAGGCTTTCTGGGACTCACCTTTCACCCCAACTTTAAATACAATGGGAAGCTGTTTGTGTACTACTCTGTGGAAGTGGGATTTGATGAGAGAATCAGAATCAGTGAATTCCGGATCTCCTCTGCGGATATGAATGTGGTTGACCACGGCTCAGAGAG AATCATTTTAGAGATTGATGAACCTGCCTCTAATCACAATGGCGGTCAGCTGCTGTTTGCCAATGATGGATACTTATACATCTTTACTGGGGATGGTGGAATGGCAGGAGATCCATTTGGGAAATTTGGAAATGCACAGAACAA ATCTGCCCTTTTGGGAAAGGTTCTTCGCATTGACGTAGATGCCAATGAAAAGGGGCCACTGTATAGAATTCCACCAGACAATCCATTTGTGCATGAACCCAACGCTCGGCCAGAGGTGTATGCCTATGGGGTCCGAAATATGTGGAGATGCTCAGTGGACAGAGGAGATCCATACACAAAGGAAGGAAAAGGACGAATCTTCTGTGGGGATGTGGGCCAGAATAAGTTTGAGGAAATAGACATTGTGGAGAAGGGCCGGAATTATGGCTGGAGAGCAAAAGAAGGTTTCTCTTGTTATGACAAGAAACTCTGTGCCAACAGCTCCTTAG ATGATGACCTTCCCATTTATGCATATCCACACAAAATGGGCAAATCTGTCACAGGTGGATATGTTTACAGAGGCTGTGAAAATCCTAATTTAAATGGCATGTACATATTCGGAGACTTTATGAGTGG ACGCATGATGAGTTTAAAAGAAAACAGAAACACTGGCAGTTGGGAGTACAATGAGATTTGCATGGGCATGGGTCTGACATGTTCATTTCCAGGGCTCATCAACAATTACTACCCATACATAATTTCATTCGCAGAGGATGTAGCAG GTGAACTCTATTTCATGTCTACCAAAATACCCAGTGCAACATCCCCTACAGGTGTTGTGTACAAGATTGTTGATCCCTCGag CTTTAATAGGAGTTGA